The Parvibaculum sp. DNA segment ATTCTGGGCTCGGAAGTGCTGGAAGAGAGCGACCAGGGCCACAGAAGCTTCCGCTTCATCAAGGGTCCGGTCTTCTGCCAGTTGCTGATGGCCGACGAAATCAACCGCGCCTCTCCGCGCACCCAGTCGGCGCTGTTGCAGGCGATGCAGGAAAAGCAGGTGACGGTGGCCGGCCTCCGCTACGAGCTGCCGGCGCCCTTCCATGTGCTGGCGACGCAGAACCCGCTGGAGCAGGAAGGCACCTATCCGCTGCCCGAAGCCCAGCTCGACCGCTTCCTGATGCAGATCGATGTCGACTACCCGAACCTCGAGGCCGAGCGCCGCATGTTGCTGGCAACCACCGGCGAAAGCATGCCGACGGCGCGCGCCGCAATGACGGTGGAGGATTTGATGGCCGCGCAGCGTCTGGTGCGCCGCGTGCCGGTCGGCGAAAAGGTCGTCAACGCGATCCTCGAACTGGTGCGCTCGGCGCGTCCCGAGGAGGGCGCATCGAACGAAGTCGAACGCCATGTCGCCTGGGGCCCCGGCCCGCGCGCCAGCCAGGCGCTGATGCTGGCGGTGCGCGCCCGCGCGCTGATCGACGGCCGCTTCTCGCCCTCGATCGAGGACGTGACGGCGCTGGCCGCGCCCGTGCTGCGCCACCGCATGGCGCTCAATTTCTCGGCCCGCGCCGAAGGCGTCACCGTGTCGGGCGTGATCGACAGGCTCTGCCGCAACTTCGGCTGAATGTGAGTGAGAGCGATGCGCCTTCCCGGATCACCGGCTGCCCCTTCGGGCGCAACCGGCCTGCGCGAGCAGGCCGAGGCGCTGGCCGAAGTCATGCCGCCGCTGGTGACGGAAGCCGAACACGTCGCATCGACGGTCGCGCAGGGCGTTCACGGCCGCCGCCGCATCGGCATGGGCGAAACCTTCTGGCAGTTCCGCCGTTTTCGTGAAGGCGACACGGCCTCGTCCGTCGACTGGCGGCATTCGGCGCGCTCGACGCATCTTTTCGTGCGCGAGACCGAGCGCGAGGCGGCCGAAAGCGTCTGGATATGGCGCGACGGTTCGGCCTCGATGGACTACGCCTCCGATTTCGCGCCCTGCACCAAGAAAGACCGCGCCACCGTGCTGGCGCTGGCGCTTTCCTCGCTGCTGGTGCAAGGAGGCGAGAGCATCGCGCTGCTTGGCGGCGGCTTCGCACCGATGAACGGCCGCGCCGCGCAACGCCGCATGGCGCATGCGCTGCTCGACGCGCCGGAGGACAGCGAGGCAATGAAGTTCGAAAGCCTGCCGCCGCCCGAACACCTGCCGCGTTACGCGCAAGTGGTACTGATCGGCGACTTCCTGTCACCCGCCGACGACATCGTCGCGCGCATCAAGGGATACGCGGCCGAAGGCATTCGCGGTCATATCATCCAGGTGCTCGACCCGGCGGAAGAAGACCTGCCCTTTTCGGGCCGCACCGAATTCGAGGGCGTCGAGGAGGACATGCGGCTGATGGCCGGACGCGCGCAGAACCTGCGCGAAGCCTATCGCCAACGCCTCGACATTCACCGCGACCGCATCATGGACGTGGCGCGGCGCATCAACTTCACCTTTGCAACGCATCGCACCGACCGTGTGCCGCAGACGGCGCTGCTGGCGCTCTATAGTGCGCTTTCCGGCGCCATCGAGGCGCGCAAGCCGCCACGGCCGGGCGTCTGATCATGTTGCAGCTCGGCCCCCTCGCCTTCGCCGCCCCGTGGATGCTGCTCGGCCTTGCCGCGCTGCCGGCGATCTGGTGGCTGCTGCGCATTTCGCCGCCGCTCCCCAAACGCATCCGCTTCCCGGCGATCCGCCTGCTGGCAGGGCTGGCGCGCGAGGAGGAAACGCCGGCGCATACGCCGCTCTGGCTGCTGATCCTGCGCCTGACCATCGCCGCGCTGATCGTGCTGGCGCTGGCCGAACCGCTGTGGAACCCGGCGCCGCGCATCGCAGGGTCGGGCCCGCTGATGATCGTCGTCGATAATGGCTGGACCGCCGCCGCGCGCTGGGGCGACCGACGCGCCGCGATGGACGGCCTGATCGCCGATGCCGGACGCGGCGACCGCCCGGTCCTCGTCGTCGGCACCGCGCCCGCGCCCGGCGCACCCGAACTCAATTTCGAAGCCGCCGACGATGCGGCCGCGCGCGCCCGCGCCATGCAGCCGCAACCGATCGCCCCCGACAGGCCGGCGCTTGCGGCGCATCTTGAAAACGCGGCCACGCTTTCCGGCGGCGACATCCAGACCGTGTGGATTTCCGATGGCATCGAACACGGCGCGGCTGCGGCTTTTTCCCGCCGGCTCGCCGCGATTGCCGGCAATGGCGGGCTGACGCTGATCGAACCGGCATCGGATGCGCGGCCGCTGGCATTGCTGCCGCCGAAATCCGAAGGCGACACTTTCGCCGCGACGGTTGTTCGCACCGAAGGCGGCGAGGCGGCGGGCAGCGTCCGCGCCTTGAGCGAGGATGGCGGCACACTGGGCGAAGCGGCGTGGACCTTCGCGGCCGGCGACACGCAGGCCGTCGCCACCTTCGACCTGCCGCTCGAACTCAGGAACCGCATCGCGCGGCTTGAAATTTCCGGCGAGGCGTCGGCCGGCGCCGTGGTGCTGACCGACGAACGCTGGCGGCGGCGCAGCGTCGGCATCGTCTCCGGCGCATCGCTGGAAGAGGCGCAACCGCTGCTTTCCGACATCTATTATCTGCGCCGCGCCATCGCCCCCTTCGCCGAATTGCGTGACGCCAATACCGGCGACGAAGGCCGCATCGCGGCGCTGCTCGACGCGCCCTTGTCGGTGCTGGTGCTGGCCGATCTCGGCACGCTGTCGGGCGCCGACCATGAACGCGTCCGCCAATGGGTCGAGGCGGGCGGCATGCTGATCCGCTTTGCCGGTCCCCGCATGGCCGAGCAGAGCGACGACCTGGTGCCGGTGCCGCTCCGAAGCGGCGGACGGGCGCTTGGCGGCGCCTTGTCGTGGAGCGAACCGCAACGCCTCGCGCCTTTCGAGCCCGGCAGCCCCTTCGAAGGCCTCGACTTGCCGGCCGATGTGACCGTGACACGGCAGGTGCTGGCCGAGCCCGCGCCCGATCTCGCGGGCCGCACATGGGCGCGGTTGCAGGACGGCACGCCGCTGGTGACGGCCGCCAAACGCGGTAACGGTACCATCGTTCTCTTTCATGTGACCGCCAACAGCGACTGGTCGAACCTCGCGCTGTCCGGCCTCTTCGTCGAAATGCTTCGCCGCACCGTCGCGCTCTCGCAGGGCGTCGCGGCAAACGGCGATGCGGGACCGGCGGGCGCGCGCCGCGACAGCGAAATGCTGAGCCCGGTCGCGACGCTGGACGGCTTCGGACGGCTCAGCGCGCCGCCGGCAACCGCAACGGCGATTCCCGCGGCCGGCTTCGACGAAACCGTTCGCGGACCGCGCCACCCGCCCGGCCTTTACGGACCGGCAAATGCACCGCGCGCACTGAACCTTGCAACGCCCGCGCTGACCTTGACGCCGCTTGCCGACACGCCGGGCATCGCCGAACGCCGGGGCTTTTCCGGTAGCGCCGAAACGCGCCTCGCCGCGCTCGCCTTCGCACTGGCGCTGGCACTGGTGATCCTCGATACGGTGGCGGCGCTCTGGATGACGGGTCTTTTCGAAGCCGAGAAAATCCGCCGCCGCCGCTTCGCCGCGCGCGGCCTGCCGGTGCTGGCCGCCATGGTGCTGCTCCTGCCCGCAACCGGCGCCGACGCGCAGAACGCGATCGACGAATTCGCACTCACCGCCTCGCTCGAAACGCGGCTCGCCTACGTCATCACCGGCGACCGCGAAGCCGACGAGGTCAGCGCCGCCGGATTGTCGGGGCTCAGCCGCGTGTTGCGTACGCGCACCGCCTTCGAGCCGGCAGATCCGATGGGCGTCGACATCCTGCGCGACGAACTCGCCTTCTTCCCGATCCTCTATTGGCCGATGACGACCGGACAGGAAAGCCTGCCGCCCGAAGCGCTGGCGAAAATCGACGCCTATATGAAGAACGGCGGCACGATCCTGTTCGACACGCGCGATCAGGACCGCGCCATCGGCGGCATGGTGACGCCCGGGACGATGACGCTGCGCCGTCTGCTCGGCCAGCTCGACCTGCCCGCCATCGAGCCGGTGCCCGAGGATCATGTGCTGACGAAATCCTTCTATCTGATGCACAGTTTTCCCGGCCGCTGGGACGGCGGACAGATCTGGGTCGAAGCTGGCGGAAGCGACGCCGCCAATGCCAATGACGGCGTCTCGACCATCGTCGTCGGCTCCAACGACTACGCGGCCGCCTGGGCGCGCAACGAGGCGGGACGCCCGATCTATCCGGTCAGCCCCGGCGGCGAGCGGCAGCGCGAAATGGCCGACCGCTTCGGCGTCAACCTCGTGATGTATGCGCTGACCGGCAACTACAAATCCGATCAGGTGCATGTGCCGGCCCTTCTCGAACGTCTCGGACAGTAGGAGACACGAGGATGGCATGGAACATCGTCTTCGAACCGGTCGTACCGCTGCTGGCCATTGTGCTGCTGGCGCTGCCGGGTGTCGCGGCGCTCCTCTATGCGGCATGGCGCGGCGCGCGCGGTGCGCCGTTTCGTACCGCCGCGCTCGCCATCCTCGTGCTGGCGGTGCTGAACCCGACCATCCGGCAGGAAGACCGCGAAGCGGTGCCCGACATCGCCGCCATCGTGGTCGACCGCAGCCAGAGCCAGGACATCGGCAACCGTCCGGGCGAAACGGACGCCGCGCTTGCGATGCTTCAGGAACGCCTCGCGCGCACCGACGGCATCGAAACGCGCATCGTGCCCGTTGCGAGCAATCCGGGCGACGAGGAAGGCACGGCGCTTTTCGGGGCGCTCGAACGGGCGCTCGCCGACGTGCCGCGCGAACGCATCGCCGGCGCCATCTTCATCACCGACGGCCAGGTGCATGACGTACCGGAAAATGCCGCCGCGCTCGGCTTCGATGCGCCGGTTCATGCCCTGATCATCGGCCGCAAGGGCGAACGCGACCGCCGGCTGCATGTCGTGGAGGCGCCGCGCTTCGGCATTGTCGACGAACCGATGATGCTCTCCTTCCGCGTCGACGAGACGGCGGCCGGCGACGGCGTGACCGGCGAAACCGCGACCGTCTCGATTTCGGTCGACGGCAATCCCGAAATGACCGTCGAGGCCGTCATCGGCGAACGCACCGACGTTTCGCTGGCGCTGAAGCATGGCGGCCCCAATGTCATCGAAATCGACGTCGCCGAAGGGCCGGACGAACTGACGATGCTCAACAACCGCGCCGTCGTCGTCGCCAATGGCATTCGCGACCGCCTGCGCGTGCTGCTGGTGTCGGGCGAACCGCATCCGGGCGAGCGCACATGGCGCAACCTGTTGAAGGCCGATCCGTCGGTCGACCTCGTTCACTTCACGATTCTCCGTCCGCCCGAAAAGCAGGACGGCACGCCCATCGGCGAGTTGTCGCTGATCGCCTTCCCGACGCGCGAGCTCTTCGACGAAAAGCTCGATCAGTTCGACCTGATTATTTTCGACCGCTACAAGCGGCGCGGCGTGCTGCCGCTCGCCTATTTTCTGAACATCGTCGACTATGTCGAGAATGGCGGCGCCTTCCTTGCGGCGTCCGGTCCCGCATTTGCGTCGCCCTTTTCGATCTACCGCACACCGCTGGCCGCGATCCTGCCGGCGCAGCCTTCCGGCGAAACGACCATCGGCGGCTTCCGCCCGCAGATCACCGGGATCGGCGCGCGCCATCCGGTGACGGCGGGCCTGCCCGGCGGCGAAAGCGACCCGCCGGCCTGGGGGCGCTGGTTCCGCACCATCGATGTCGAGGTCGGTCAGGGCCGCATCGTGATGGAAACGCCGGACGCACGCCCGCTGATGGTGCTCGACCATGCGGGCAAGGGCCGCATCGCGCAATTGCTCTCCGATCACATCTGGCTCTGGTCGCGCGGCTATGAAGGCGGCGGTCCGCAGGCGGAGCTTCTGCGCCGCCTCGCCCATTGGCTGATGAAGGAACCCGATCTGGAGGAAGAAAAACTTTCCGCCGCCGTGCAGGGCGAAACGCTAACGATCGAGCGCCGCACGATGGACAACACGGCAATGCCCGCGCGCGTCGCATCGCCTTCCGGTGCGGTCAGCGAGGTTGCGCTGGAGGAAACCGCGCCCGGCCGCTTCGCCGCGTCGGTGCCGGCGCGCGAACTTGGCCTCTACCGCATTTCGCAGGGCGACCTCAACGTGGTCGCCGCCGCCGGGCCGCTCAACCCGCGCGAATTTGCCGATGTCCGCGCCACCGACAAGCACATGCAGCCGATCGTGCAGGCGACCGGCGGCGGCATCTGGTGGGCCGGCGCCGACGCCGCCGGCACGCCCGGCATCCGCACGGTGCGCCCCGGCCACGACGCGGCGGGCGACACCTGGCTTGGCCTCAGGCGCAACGAGAAATATCTGGTCCATGCGGTGCATCAGTCGCCGCTGCTGGTCGGCCCGCTGGCGCTCATCCTGATCCTCGGCACGCTGGCGCTGGCCTGGTGGCGCGAAGGGCGCTGACGTCCGATCCCCGCGTTTTGGCGCTTGCGGGCCGCGGCTTTAGCGCCTAGTTTCCCGATGTTATATTATCACATCCGTTGATCCCTGCGGGAGACGCCGGTGGCCGACCATCGCCATGAGCATGCCCACGCGCCGGAAAGCCGGCGGCGCGTCAGCGCCTTCGGCACGGGCCTTGCGGCGCGCCTCGCGGCCGCGGCGGGCGCGCTCGCCATCCTGTGGCTGGCGGTCCTTTGGGCGCTGGCGCGATGAGCCCCTTCGCAACTCCCCCCGCCATCGAAATCGAAGACCTGACGGTCGCCTATGACCGCGAGCCGGCGGTGCATCACCTGAACGGCAGTTTCGCGCCCGGCAGCCTGACCGCGATCGTGGGACCCAACGGCGCCGGCAAATCGACACTGCTGAAAACCATCGCCGGCCTGATCGCGCCCGACGAAGGCGCGGTGCACATGAACGGGCTGACGCGGCGCGGCGTCGCCTATCTGCCGCAGCTCGCCGAGATCGACCGCAGCTTTCCGATCGACGTCATCGACGCGGTGTCGCTGGGGCTCTGGACCGAAATCGGCCTCTTCGCCGCGATCACCGGCGGCCTGACCGCGCGCGCCGAGGCGGCGCTGGCCGCTGTCGGCCTCAAGGGCTTCGAAAACCGGCAAGTCGGCAGCCTGTCGGCCGGACAGTTCCAGCGCGTGCTTTTCGCGCGGCTGATGCTGCAGGATGCGGGCGTCATCCTGCTCGACGAACCTTTCGCCGCCATCGACGAACGCACCGCCGCCGACCTGATGGACCTCGTGCATCGCTGGCACGGCGAAGGCCGCACCGTGATCGCCGTGCTGCACGACATCGAGCGCGTGCGCGCGAGCTTCCCGAATACGTTGCTGCTGGCGCGCGAGCCGGTCGCCTGGGGCGCGGCGGCCGATGTGCTGACGCCGGAAAACCTGCATCGCGCGCGCTACATTTCCGACGGCTGGAGCGACGCGGCATGATGCTCTATGCGGCGCTGATCGAACCTTTCGTCGAATATGGCTTCATGCGCCGCGCGCTTGTCGCCTGCTTCGCGCTGGCGCTGGGCGCGGGGCCCGTCGGCACCTTTCTGGTGCTGCGCCGCATGAGCCTGATGGGCGACGCGATGGGTCATGCGATCCTGCCCGGCGCCGCCATCGCCTTTCTCGTCGCCGGTCTCTCGCTCTGGGCGATGAGCCTTGGCGGTTTCGTCGCCGGCCTGACGGTGGCGCTGCTTGCCGGCATCGTGTCGCGCGTCACGGCGCTCCGGGAAGACGCAAGCCTTGCGGGCTTCTACCTGATCAGCCTCGCGCTCGGCGTGTTGATCGTCTCGATGCGCGGCTCAAGCGTCGATCTGCTGCATGTGCTGTTCGGCACCATCCTCTCGGTCGATGACGGCGCGCTGCTGCTGGTCGCCGCGATCGCCAGCGTGACGCTGGTGACGCTGGCCTTGATCTACAGGCCGCTGGTGATCGAATGTTTCGACCCGGCCTTCCTGCGCGCCACAACGGGCGGCGGCACGCTCTGGCATTTCATTTTCCTGACGCTGGTGGTGCTGAACCTCGTCGCCGGTTTTCAGGCACTCGGCACGCTGATGGCGCTGGGGCTGATGATGCTGCCGGCCGCCGCCGCGCGCTTCTGGGCCGGCGCCGTCTGGTCGCTGGCCGCGCTTTCGGTCGCGATGGCCTTCACCTCCGGCCTGATCGGTCTGCTGATTTCCTACAATTTCAGCCTGCCGTCGGGGCCCTCGATCATCCTGACCGCCGGCGCCTTCTATGTCGGCTCCATCTTGTTCGGCACACGCGACAGCCTGCGCACGCGCTATTTCCCGCGCGCGCATTTCCACGAAGACTAAAAGGGAGGCGGACGATGAAAAGGTTTCTGGCGGGCCTCGCTCTCGCCCTGACCATCGGCGCGGCGCCCGCATCGGCCGAGCCGCTGAAGGTCGTGGCGAGCTTCAGCATTCTCGGCGACATGGTGGAACGCATCGCCGGCGACCGCATCGAACTGACGGTGCTGGTCGGACCGGGCGGCGACGCCCACAGTTTCGAACCCGGCCCCGCCCATGCAGCGGCGCTTGCCGATGCGAAGCTTCTGGTCGTCAACGGCCTCGGCTTCGAGCCCTGGATGGTGCGCCTCGCCGCCGCCGCGAAGAGCAAGGCGACCTATGCGGTTGCGAGCTTCGGCATCAACCCGCGCGAGATGGATGAAGACCACGCGCATGACCACGGACACGCGCACGATCACGGCCACAAGCACAGCCACGACAAGCAAGGCTATCCGTCCGTACCGCACGACTTCGACCCGCATGCCTGGCAGAATGCGGCAAACGGCGTGGTCTATGTGCGCAACATCGCCGATGCGCTGGCCAAGGTCGACCCGGCCAACGCCGATGCTTATGAAGAAAATGCGGCGGCCTATATCGCCGAACTGAAGGAACTCGACGCCTGGGTGCGCGCCGAGATCGGCAAGGTGCCGCCGGAAAGACGCAAGGTCATCACCACGCATGACGCTTTCGGCTATTTCGGCGATGCCTATGGCATCGAGTTTCACGCACCGCTCGGCATTTCCGGCGGCGCACAACCGAGCGCGCAGGCGCTGGCGCGGCTGATCGACCAGATCCGCGCCGAAAACATCAAGGCGCTCTTCATCGAAACCATGTCGGACGCGCGCATGATGGAAACCGTCTCGCGCGAGACCGGCGCCGAAATGGGCGGCGCGCTCTATTCCGATGCGCTCTCGCGCGCCGGTGGCGACGCGCCGACCTATATCGCGATGTTCCGTCACAACGTGCCGCTGCTGGTGGCGGCGATGCTGAAGGACTAGCGGGCGGCGGCCGCGGATCGCGGTTTCTCGATCGCACCCTTGACGCCGGTGAAGGCGCCGATGTCGAGCTCGCGATAGAGAAGCCGCGCCGGATCGACCGGGCCCGGCATGGTGAGCCGCCCCGGCGGCACCGGCCCGAAACCGACCCGCGCATAATAAGGCGCATCGCCGACAAGGATGACGAGCCGATGACCGAGGCGCTTGGCATCGGCGAGCCCCTTCTCCATCAGCTTGATGCCGCAGCCC contains these protein-coding regions:
- a CDS encoding MoxR family ATPase, yielding MQTLSEAGGNAVEEIEATGARIAAAREAIGEVIYGQEQVIDQTLVTVLAGGHALLVGVPGLAKTLLVHTMGQVLGLDDKRVQFTPDLMPADILGSEVLEESDQGHRSFRFIKGPVFCQLLMADEINRASPRTQSALLQAMQEKQVTVAGLRYELPAPFHVLATQNPLEQEGTYPLPEAQLDRFLMQIDVDYPNLEAERRMLLATTGESMPTARAAMTVEDLMAAQRLVRRVPVGEKVVNAILELVRSARPEEGASNEVERHVAWGPGPRASQALMLAVRARALIDGRFSPSIEDVTALAAPVLRHRMALNFSARAEGVTVSGVIDRLCRNFG
- a CDS encoding DUF58 domain-containing protein gives rise to the protein MRLPGSPAAPSGATGLREQAEALAEVMPPLVTEAEHVASTVAQGVHGRRRIGMGETFWQFRRFREGDTASSVDWRHSARSTHLFVRETEREAAESVWIWRDGSASMDYASDFAPCTKKDRATVLALALSSLLVQGGESIALLGGGFAPMNGRAAQRRMAHALLDAPEDSEAMKFESLPPPEHLPRYAQVVLIGDFLSPADDIVARIKGYAAEGIRGHIIQVLDPAEEDLPFSGRTEFEGVEEDMRLMAGRAQNLREAYRQRLDIHRDRIMDVARRINFTFATHRTDRVPQTALLALYSALSGAIEARKPPRPGV
- a CDS encoding DUF4159 domain-containing protein translates to MLQLGPLAFAAPWMLLGLAALPAIWWLLRISPPLPKRIRFPAIRLLAGLAREEETPAHTPLWLLILRLTIAALIVLALAEPLWNPAPRIAGSGPLMIVVDNGWTAAARWGDRRAAMDGLIADAGRGDRPVLVVGTAPAPGAPELNFEAADDAAARARAMQPQPIAPDRPALAAHLENAATLSGGDIQTVWISDGIEHGAAAAFSRRLAAIAGNGGLTLIEPASDARPLALLPPKSEGDTFAATVVRTEGGEAAGSVRALSEDGGTLGEAAWTFAAGDTQAVATFDLPLELRNRIARLEISGEASAGAVVLTDERWRRRSVGIVSGASLEEAQPLLSDIYYLRRAIAPFAELRDANTGDEGRIAALLDAPLSVLVLADLGTLSGADHERVRQWVEAGGMLIRFAGPRMAEQSDDLVPVPLRSGGRALGGALSWSEPQRLAPFEPGSPFEGLDLPADVTVTRQVLAEPAPDLAGRTWARLQDGTPLVTAAKRGNGTIVLFHVTANSDWSNLALSGLFVEMLRRTVALSQGVAANGDAGPAGARRDSEMLSPVATLDGFGRLSAPPATATAIPAAGFDETVRGPRHPPGLYGPANAPRALNLATPALTLTPLADTPGIAERRGFSGSAETRLAALAFALALALVILDTVAALWMTGLFEAEKIRRRRFAARGLPVLAAMVLLLPATGADAQNAIDEFALTASLETRLAYVITGDREADEVSAAGLSGLSRVLRTRTAFEPADPMGVDILRDELAFFPILYWPMTTGQESLPPEALAKIDAYMKNGGTILFDTRDQDRAIGGMVTPGTMTLRRLLGQLDLPAIEPVPEDHVLTKSFYLMHSFPGRWDGGQIWVEAGGSDAANANDGVSTIVVGSNDYAAAWARNEAGRPIYPVSPGGERQREMADRFGVNLVMYALTGNYKSDQVHVPALLERLGQ
- a CDS encoding metal ABC transporter ATP-binding protein; its protein translation is MSPFATPPAIEIEDLTVAYDREPAVHHLNGSFAPGSLTAIVGPNGAGKSTLLKTIAGLIAPDEGAVHMNGLTRRGVAYLPQLAEIDRSFPIDVIDAVSLGLWTEIGLFAAITGGLTARAEAALAAVGLKGFENRQVGSLSAGQFQRVLFARLMLQDAGVILLDEPFAAIDERTAADLMDLVHRWHGEGRTVIAVLHDIERVRASFPNTLLLAREPVAWGAAADVLTPENLHRARYISDGWSDAA
- a CDS encoding metal ABC transporter permease; the encoded protein is MMLYAALIEPFVEYGFMRRALVACFALALGAGPVGTFLVLRRMSLMGDAMGHAILPGAAIAFLVAGLSLWAMSLGGFVAGLTVALLAGIVSRVTALREDASLAGFYLISLALGVLIVSMRGSSVDLLHVLFGTILSVDDGALLLVAAIASVTLVTLALIYRPLVIECFDPAFLRATTGGGTLWHFIFLTLVVLNLVAGFQALGTLMALGLMMLPAAAARFWAGAVWSLAALSVAMAFTSGLIGLLISYNFSLPSGPSIILTAGAFYVGSILFGTRDSLRTRYFPRAHFHED
- a CDS encoding zinc ABC transporter substrate-binding protein; the protein is MKRFLAGLALALTIGAAPASAEPLKVVASFSILGDMVERIAGDRIELTVLVGPGGDAHSFEPGPAHAAALADAKLLVVNGLGFEPWMVRLAAAAKSKATYAVASFGINPREMDEDHAHDHGHAHDHGHKHSHDKQGYPSVPHDFDPHAWQNAANGVVYVRNIADALAKVDPANADAYEENAAAYIAELKELDAWVRAEIGKVPPERRKVITTHDAFGYFGDAYGIEFHAPLGISGGAQPSAQALARLIDQIRAENIKALFIETMSDARMMETVSRETGAEMGGALYSDALSRAGGDAPTYIAMFRHNVPLLVAAMLKD